In one window of Leptospira sp. WS92.C1 DNA:
- a CDS encoding DUF485 domain-containing protein, with the protein MKISPQQLVDEPDFKRLVRVRWTVSFILLSFLFVSYYGYILAVAFYPEWMIQKVGNFSNIGIFASASVIVFSWFLTLIYVFWANGSYDREIRSLKEKLED; encoded by the coding sequence ATGAAAATCAGCCCGCAACAACTGGTAGACGAACCGGATTTCAAAAGACTAGTCCGAGTTCGATGGACCGTAAGTTTTATCCTTTTGAGTTTTCTTTTTGTATCGTATTACGGATACATTCTTGCGGTAGCTTTTTATCCAGAGTGGATGATTCAAAAGGTTGGGAACTTTTCGAACATCGGAATTTTCGCCAGTGCGTCTGTAATCGTCTTCTCTTGGTTTCTTACTTTGATTTATGTATTTTGGGCAAACGGATCCTATGATCGGGAAATACGATCTTTAAAAGAAAAACTGGAGGATTGA
- a CDS encoding lysophospholipid acyltransferase family protein, producing MEENSKIEEKHSLKRKFLVWLIPFLVVNLQRLIGLTSRRVNIGDGTLVRIRKEKKPYILSIWHTNVLYSPYLNRNQDVAVLISESKDGEFINQVVHRFGNYSIRGSSSKGGSKALKTLIVHLKKNLPAAITPDGPRGPALVVQPGLIACAQVSQVPIVPFHYECTRQWIAEKSWDKHRIPKPFTTFVVSYGEPIYIPRSLDEKGFEEARLLVEKAMLENRQRSIDKAEELRDRSDSKIKKMESG from the coding sequence ATGGAAGAAAATTCTAAGATTGAAGAAAAACATTCGTTGAAAAGAAAATTTCTCGTTTGGTTGATTCCATTTCTCGTGGTCAATTTGCAAAGGCTGATCGGTTTGACTTCTCGGAGAGTCAATATCGGAGACGGAACTCTTGTTCGAATCCGCAAAGAAAAAAAGCCGTATATCTTATCCATCTGGCATACAAATGTTCTTTATTCTCCTTATTTAAATCGAAATCAGGATGTAGCCGTTTTGATCTCCGAGTCCAAAGATGGGGAGTTTATCAATCAGGTTGTGCATCGTTTTGGTAATTATAGCATTCGCGGAAGCTCGTCGAAAGGCGGGTCAAAAGCTCTCAAAACTTTGATCGTCCATTTAAAAAAGAATCTTCCGGCTGCGATCACGCCGGATGGACCGAGAGGTCCGGCCTTGGTCGTTCAACCCGGATTGATAGCGTGTGCCCAGGTATCCCAGGTTCCGATCGTTCCTTTTCACTATGAATGTACTCGTCAATGGATCGCGGAAAAATCTTGGGATAAACATAGGATTCCCAAACCTTTTACCACGTTTGTGGTTTCGTATGGAGAACCGATTTATATTCCTCGAAGTTTGGACGAAAAGGGTTTTGAGGAAGCGAGACTTCTTGTGGAAAAAGCGATGCTTGAAAATCGTCAACGAAGCATAGACAAAGCGGAAGAATTGAGGGATCGATCCGATTCTAAAATCAAGAAGATGGAATCGGGTTGA
- a CDS encoding bile acid:sodium symporter family protein translates to MESNLLTAVFLPVALGIIMLGMGMSLTIDDFKRIFVLPKAVITGLTLQLVLLPVAGWAIASISGLSGELAVGLILLSICPGGASSNLITHLAKGDVALSITLTAITSCITVISIPILLNLSMHQFLGAGQMIELNIPQTILQIFLITLLPVSIGMILNAKKPELTLKFEKTVKILSGLFLALIIVGAIVRERNNVIPFFIQVGPAALALNLVTMILGYLGATLMKVTKPQRTSITIEVGIQNGTLGIAIASTILNNAAMAIPSAIYSLIMFATGALFSVWMHRVPDET, encoded by the coding sequence ATGGAATCCAATTTACTAACAGCCGTATTTCTTCCCGTCGCGTTAGGAATCATCATGCTCGGAATGGGGATGAGTCTAACGATCGACGACTTCAAACGAATTTTTGTACTTCCCAAAGCGGTGATCACGGGTCTCACGTTACAATTGGTCTTATTGCCGGTTGCGGGGTGGGCGATCGCAAGTATTTCCGGTCTTTCCGGAGAACTGGCCGTGGGACTCATACTTTTATCGATCTGCCCGGGCGGAGCGAGCTCCAACCTGATCACACATCTTGCAAAAGGAGACGTCGCTCTTTCGATCACACTTACTGCGATCACAAGCTGCATAACGGTAATTTCGATCCCGATCCTTCTCAATCTGTCCATGCATCAGTTTCTCGGAGCGGGACAAATGATCGAGCTCAACATCCCTCAGACAATCCTACAAATCTTTCTGATCACCCTGCTTCCGGTTTCCATCGGAATGATTTTGAACGCAAAAAAGCCGGAGCTAACGCTCAAGTTTGAAAAGACGGTAAAAATCCTTTCGGGACTTTTTTTGGCTTTGATCATCGTGGGCGCTATCGTGCGAGAAAGAAACAACGTGATTCCGTTTTTTATCCAAGTCGGTCCCGCTGCTTTGGCTCTCAATCTAGTCACGATGATTTTGGGATATTTGGGCGCGACTCTGATGAAAGTAACAAAACCGCAGAGAACTTCGATCACTATCGAGGTGGGAATTCAAAACGGGACGCTTGGAATCGCGATCGCTTCCACGATCCTAAACAATGCCGCAATGGCGATTCCATCCGCAATTTATAGTTTGATCATGTTCGCGACCGGCGCCCTATTCTCCGTTTGGATGCACAGAGTCCCGGACGAAACATAA
- a CDS encoding DMT family transporter codes for MEVSESKWKPFLGTALILAGAVFFSAKAIFVKLVYRYEIDSITALTLRMLFAIPFFAWIAFHPGKKESSVPLSRKDWSLIFVLAFLGYYLASLFDFMGLEFISAGLERLTLFVYPTIVLVISSILYGRNIKRIEVLAIALTYSGIAVAFLGDIRNEGPDAIKGVLFVFASAVAYSLYLVGSESLIPKIGSVKFTSYLMLLSGLIVIIHFSITKSATLLVQPFPVYLYGLALGVLTTVIPAYFTSEGIRMIGSGRAAIIGSVGPISTILLAWIFLDEAITSSGIAGTILVLAGVLSIGKKKSETI; via the coding sequence ATGGAAGTATCCGAATCCAAATGGAAACCCTTTTTAGGAACCGCACTCATTTTGGCCGGTGCCGTTTTTTTTTCGGCAAAGGCAATCTTTGTAAAACTCGTTTATAGATACGAAATCGACTCCATCACCGCTCTTACTCTGAGAATGCTTTTTGCGATTCCATTCTTTGCTTGGATCGCATTTCATCCTGGAAAAAAAGAAAGTTCCGTTCCGCTTTCCCGTAAAGATTGGTCCTTGATCTTTGTTCTTGCATTTTTAGGATACTATTTGGCGAGTTTATTCGACTTTATGGGTTTGGAATTTATCTCAGCCGGATTAGAACGTCTTACATTGTTCGTCTATCCCACGATCGTGCTCGTAATCAGCTCCATCTTATACGGAAGAAACATAAAAAGAATCGAAGTCCTTGCAATCGCTCTTACATATTCAGGAATTGCGGTCGCATTTTTGGGGGATATCCGGAACGAAGGACCGGATGCGATCAAGGGTGTTCTTTTTGTGTTTGCATCCGCGGTCGCGTATTCTCTCTATCTCGTAGGCAGCGAATCCTTAATTCCCAAAATCGGATCGGTCAAGTTTACCTCGTATCTGATGCTTCTTTCCGGTTTGATCGTAATCATCCACTTTTCGATCACTAAAAGCGCAACCTTACTGGTACAACCTTTTCCAGTGTATCTTTACGGATTGGCTTTGGGAGTTTTGACCACGGTGATTCCCGCTTATTTTACGTCGGAAGGAATCCGTATGATCGGATCCGGCAGAGCGGCCATCATCGGGTCAGTAGGTCCGATTTCCACGATTCTGTTGGCCTGGATTTTTTTGGACGAGGCGATCACGTCATCCGGAATCGCGGGAACCATCCTGGTTTTAGCGGGGGTTCTTTCGATCGGAAAGAAAAAATCCGAAACGATATAA
- a CDS encoding SpoIIE family protein phosphatase: MRIESESFELERFRDFFLNSAEGIWCFDLGMSIPVDLEEKNQVSLLLTHAKLAICNESMARMYGYSAVSEVMGLSLSQLIPSDSREDLEHFYTFIRSGYNIKDVESRELDRYGNSKYFLNSVVGVVKDGNLVQVWGSQRDITPLKKSEDHLKYSLRLQSNLTEISKSFITIPPSELDEAIRNSIEKAGRICKADRSYIIEYSNSNQSISNTFEWCREGIASLSHHFQNIPVESIPSEKFESVRKFGYFAFNSVKEIENDDPFLRDLLLPQGIRSLLIIGLIYEGKEIGFFGLDMVYEDRTWTEEEISILGLIGDLILLAFDRKKKEGTLNAFYEKMHYDLELGRITQRSLVDRTFPDSKYFKMETYFRPFEKVGGDIISTIQNEDGSIDILFADVSGHGISSAMVSGMVVISFKNSARIGLSPAEGLIRIVEDLKPLVVDHHISAVRVKYIPESKKLIYAYAGHPPIVLFRDGKKLELDGMNLPLLAFDGAKYYDQSIDLLHGDRVVFFSDGLYEIFDARGNILDLTGFISILEEYLYTESIEEYIEMIVSDVFAYSGGNFGDDIALLILDIV; the protein is encoded by the coding sequence ATGCGAATCGAATCAGAATCGTTTGAATTGGAGCGGTTTCGCGATTTTTTTCTCAATAGCGCCGAGGGAATTTGGTGTTTTGATTTGGGGATGTCTATTCCAGTCGACTTGGAAGAGAAGAACCAGGTATCTCTTCTTCTAACACACGCTAAACTCGCGATTTGCAACGAATCCATGGCGAGAATGTATGGATATTCCGCCGTTTCGGAAGTCATGGGACTTTCGCTTTCTCAATTGATCCCTTCGGATTCTCGCGAGGACCTTGAACATTTTTATACCTTTATCCGCAGCGGATACAATATAAAGGACGTGGAATCTCGGGAACTGGATCGTTATGGAAATTCTAAATACTTTTTAAACAGTGTGGTTGGAGTCGTAAAGGACGGAAATCTCGTTCAAGTCTGGGGTTCTCAAAGAGACATCACTCCTTTGAAAAAAAGCGAGGATCATCTGAAATATTCCCTGCGTCTTCAAAGCAATTTGACGGAAATTTCAAAAAGTTTTATCACCATTCCTCCCAGCGAATTGGACGAAGCGATTCGAAATTCCATAGAAAAAGCGGGACGGATCTGTAAGGCGGATCGTTCGTATATTATAGAATACTCAAATTCGAATCAATCGATTTCGAATACGTTTGAATGGTGTAGAGAGGGAATAGCTTCCCTGTCTCATCATTTTCAAAATATTCCGGTGGAGAGTATTCCTTCCGAAAAATTTGAAAGCGTTCGTAAATTCGGATATTTTGCGTTCAATTCCGTCAAAGAAATCGAAAACGACGACCCGTTTCTACGGGACCTATTACTCCCGCAGGGGATTCGTTCTCTTTTGATCATAGGTCTGATTTATGAAGGAAAGGAGATCGGATTTTTCGGATTGGATATGGTTTACGAGGATAGGACCTGGACCGAAGAAGAGATATCCATTCTCGGTTTGATCGGAGATTTGATTTTGCTCGCGTTTGACAGAAAAAAGAAAGAAGGCACGTTAAACGCCTTTTACGAAAAAATGCACTACGATTTGGAGCTCGGGCGTATCACTCAGAGATCGCTTGTCGATAGAACGTTTCCTGATTCCAAATACTTTAAGATGGAAACGTATTTTCGCCCCTTTGAAAAAGTGGGCGGGGATATAATCAGCACGATTCAAAACGAAGATGGGAGTATCGATATTCTTTTTGCGGATGTTTCCGGTCATGGGATTTCTTCCGCGATGGTTTCGGGAATGGTTGTGATCTCGTTTAAAAATTCCGCGAGAATCGGACTTTCTCCCGCGGAAGGATTGATCCGAATCGTGGAAGATCTGAAACCTTTGGTGGTCGATCATCATATTTCCGCAGTGCGGGTAAAATACATTCCAGAATCTAAAAAGTTAATTTATGCTTACGCGGGACACCCGCCCATCGTTCTTTTTCGAGACGGAAAGAAGTTGGAATTGGACGGAATGAACCTGCCTCTTCTTGCGTTTGACGGGGCGAAATACTACGATCAATCCATTGATCTTTTACACGGAGATCGAGTCGTATTTTTTTCGGATGGGCTTTATGAGATCTTTGATGCGCGGGGGAATATTTTGGATCTGACCGGATTTATTTCCATCTTGGAAGAATATCTCTACACGGAGTCCATCGAGGAATATATAGAGATGATCGTTTCCGATGTTTTTGCCTATTCCGGCGGAAATTTCGGAGATGATATCGCTCTATTGATACTTGATATCGTTTGA
- a CDS encoding DUF736 family protein codes for MAEYALKEKKGSLFSNATKEKETQPDYTGKVLLEGKTYRLAGWIRKSATGKNYLSLSISEPNLEKRTGSIAEESDGNDFTDIEEDFPF; via the coding sequence ATGGCAGAATACGCACTCAAAGAAAAAAAGGGAAGTCTCTTTAGCAATGCGACCAAGGAAAAAGAAACACAACCGGATTATACCGGAAAGGTTCTTTTGGAAGGCAAAACATACCGATTGGCGGGTTGGATCCGGAAATCCGCAACCGGCAAAAATTATCTGTCTTTGAGCATTTCCGAACCAAACCTAGAAAAAAGAACGGGATCAATTGCGGAAGAATCGGATGGAAACGATTTTACCGATATCGAGGAAGATTTTCCGTTTTAA
- a CDS encoding MmcQ/YjbR family DNA-binding protein has translation MITIKTDNPLLEPIRNFCLSLPFVTEDIKWEHDLVFSVHNKMFCVMPTAEPFTICFKCNPEDAELLCQKKGIIPAPYLARYDWVLCESLRTLSQKELQKRILNSYQLVWDKLPAKLRKTK, from the coding sequence TTGATTACGATCAAAACGGACAATCCTCTTTTGGAACCGATCCGAAACTTCTGTCTTTCGCTTCCGTTTGTAACGGAAGACATCAAATGGGAACATGATCTTGTATTTTCGGTTCACAACAAAATGTTTTGTGTGATGCCGACAGCGGAACCCTTTACGATCTGTTTTAAGTGCAACCCGGAAGACGCGGAACTTTTATGTCAAAAAAAGGGAATCATCCCCGCGCCGTATCTTGCGAGGTATGATTGGGTTTTGTGTGAAAGCTTGAGAACTCTTTCCCAAAAAGAACTTCAAAAAAGAATCCTGAATTCGTATCAATTGGTTTGGGACAAACTGCCTGCTAAATTGAGAAAGACAAAGTAA
- a CDS encoding DUF2461 domain-containing protein codes for MLQKTTLEFLKKLAKNNNKPWLEKNKLLFTEAKTDYENLITELIFGFAKINPNLAGVDPKKCIFRIHRDVRFSKNKEPYKTNFGASIGPSGKDLGRPLFYIHVQPGDQSFIAAGLYMPDPPILKKVRESILDNSNILKKIVGENKFKKEFGGLSDMKLKTSPKGFPKDHPDLSWIRYTSYIVEKNIKDENLLSKSFLKNTAESYKILQPFLKYLNDAI; via the coding sequence ATGCTGCAAAAAACAACTTTAGAATTTTTAAAAAAATTAGCGAAGAATAACAATAAACCCTGGTTGGAAAAAAACAAACTCCTTTTTACCGAAGCAAAGACCGATTATGAGAATCTGATCACTGAATTGATCTTTGGATTTGCAAAAATAAATCCGAATCTTGCCGGTGTGGATCCTAAAAAATGTATTTTTAGGATCCACAGAGATGTGCGATTTTCCAAAAATAAGGAGCCATACAAAACCAATTTTGGAGCGAGTATCGGACCCTCCGGAAAGGATTTGGGAAGACCTCTGTTTTACATTCACGTCCAACCCGGGGATCAGTCTTTTATCGCGGCGGGATTGTATATGCCCGATCCCCCGATCTTGAAAAAGGTTCGGGAATCTATTTTAGATAATTCTAATATTTTAAAGAAGATCGTGGGCGAAAATAAATTTAAAAAAGAATTCGGCGGGTTGTCCGATATGAAATTGAAAACCTCGCCGAAGGGTTTTCCAAAAGATCATCCGGATTTGAGTTGGATTCGGTATACGAGTTATATCGTGGAAAAAAATATCAAAGACGAGAACCTGCTGTCCAAAAGTTTCTTAAAAAACACAGCGGAATCCTATAAAATTCTACAGCCTTTTTTAAAATATTTGAATGATGCGATTTAA
- a CDS encoding class I SAM-dependent DNA methyltransferase — MSQEESRKIKNKFLGQFFTPEKVADFLVDWVLGADCMSNSENPKRILDPAIGNGIFFKSILEKQPNLIADWIGFDLDPQCLQSSRTSLKDRISPKGSLQFYDKDFLMEVLDRKLDAILCNPPYRKISDKSYYKELTLRFEGQWEKKLPGTANLYVFFLLKCLDLIKVGGRAAFLVPQDFFNSGYGVYIKSALRKSGLIHSLFLLSPQDSLFDEAVTSSCILLLENSETKNRSGFYWARLKPGFFTDKSQSTPVAAQSIHTEWISFPDPEAKWSPIFHRLEKKSSGTDRKGETDTEESGLSVSLLEFGKFTRGIATGDNDFFLFTETMVRDSGIPEKYFKPCIPKSQYARNRIFLYSDWETLSHKGAKVWLLDVKNELNPADSKALQDHLQSGIARGVNQRFLPSRRKNWYTQEAKGSCPILASSFHRTAIRIVRNFSDVAHLTCFHGFNPVPGMEEWVDAVYAYLISSKSKRDLETRRREYARGLWKAEPGDLNSLLVPDFRKLNPPIQQELKLLVSDLQNTRFSSDKEIEILDRIDSIFQDESM, encoded by the coding sequence ATGTCTCAAGAGGAAAGTCGAAAAATAAAAAATAAATTTCTAGGACAATTTTTTACTCCCGAAAAAGTAGCGGATTTCCTGGTAGATTGGGTTCTGGGTGCGGATTGTATGTCCAATTCAGAAAATCCAAAACGTATACTGGACCCTGCAATCGGAAACGGAATTTTCTTCAAAAGCATACTTGAGAAACAACCAAATCTGATCGCCGATTGGATCGGTTTCGATCTTGATCCACAGTGTTTACAATCCAGCAGAACATCGCTCAAAGATAGAATTTCACCGAAAGGATCTTTGCAATTTTATGATAAGGATTTTCTTATGGAAGTTTTGGATCGCAAACTAGATGCGATTCTATGCAATCCACCGTATCGTAAGATAAGCGATAAAAGTTATTATAAAGAATTGACGCTAAGATTCGAAGGGCAATGGGAAAAAAAACTTCCCGGCACGGCGAACTTATACGTATTCTTTTTGCTCAAGTGTTTGGATCTGATCAAGGTCGGCGGACGTGCGGCGTTTTTAGTTCCACAGGATTTTTTCAATTCAGGATACGGAGTGTATATCAAATCCGCTCTTCGAAAATCCGGATTGATACACTCTCTTTTTCTGTTATCACCTCAGGACAGTCTTTTTGACGAGGCGGTTACGAGTTCCTGTATTCTTTTATTGGAGAATTCCGAAACAAAAAACCGATCCGGATTTTATTGGGCGAGACTCAAGCCCGGCTTTTTTACGGATAAATCCCAATCGACTCCTGTGGCGGCTCAGTCGATTCATACCGAATGGATTTCGTTCCCGGATCCGGAGGCAAAGTGGAGTCCCATCTTCCATCGACTCGAAAAGAAAAGTTCAGGAACGGATCGAAAAGGCGAAACGGATACGGAAGAATCGGGTCTCAGCGTTTCTTTGTTGGAATTCGGAAAATTCACAAGGGGAATTGCGACAGGAGATAACGACTTCTTTTTATTTACGGAAACGATGGTCCGGGATTCCGGAATCCCTGAAAAATATTTCAAACCTTGCATACCAAAATCTCAATATGCAAGAAATCGAATTTTCCTTTATTCCGATTGGGAAACGTTAAGCCACAAAGGTGCTAAAGTATGGCTTTTGGACGTAAAAAACGAATTAAACCCGGCGGATTCCAAAGCATTGCAGGATCATTTACAATCCGGGATCGCAAGAGGGGTCAATCAGAGATTCCTACCCTCTCGTAGAAAAAATTGGTATACTCAAGAGGCAAAGGGTTCTTGTCCGATTCTTGCTTCCAGTTTTCATCGAACCGCAATTCGTATTGTAAGAAATTTCAGCGACGTTGCCCATTTGACTTGTTTTCACGGATTCAATCCGGTTCCCGGAATGGAGGAATGGGTGGATGCCGTTTATGCGTATCTCATTTCTTCGAAATCAAAACGGGATCTTGAAACTAGAAGAAGGGAGTATGCAAGAGGGCTTTGGAAGGCTGAGCCCGGCGATCTCAATTCTCTTTTGGTTCCGGATTTTAGAAAACTCAATCCTCCGATTCAACAAGAATTAAAACTTCTTGTATCTGATTTGCAGAATACTCGCTTTTCTTCCGATAAGGAAATCGAGATCCTGGACCGGATCGATTCTATCTTTCAAGATGAATCGATGTAA
- a CDS encoding ankyrin repeat domain-containing protein, giving the protein MNSKIQKSPSNANQSETLSYRSRFIDRVRSRSQASSKISVLILLFPLFLFADPALDNEFLRAVQEGDPKKTEILIQAGAAVDATDSRGKTALMIADHRPEVAEVLIRAGANVNAQDKDGSSVLLESLSGLLDVKVLDIDDLAVPKRLIESGAKIEYLMKIAGSDKMIPVSILNVAIRRGNLVLVKFLVDNHADVNFDKGSPEEFPLFLACGAGVSPANFSIVEYLLKNHSKPDYTSRLHERVADGKTIQSGVNNALHFLSEEPDADLRIAELLVKSGTNLNQRNAEGVTPLLQALMRRRVPLVEKLLELGADPSFADVQGNTPLEEAHKQKLDTLEALILKRIGGNKENQEKLSQ; this is encoded by the coding sequence ATGAATTCTAAAATACAGAAGAGCCCATCGAACGCCAATCAAAGCGAAACTTTGAGTTACCGATCTCGCTTTATCGACAGAGTACGTTCCAGATCCCAAGCGAGCTCTAAAATTTCCGTACTCATCCTTTTATTTCCTCTCTTCCTTTTTGCAGATCCTGCCTTGGACAACGAGTTTCTCAGAGCGGTTCAGGAAGGAGATCCTAAAAAGACGGAGATCTTAATTCAAGCGGGAGCTGCCGTGGATGCGACCGATTCCAGAGGAAAAACAGCATTGATGATCGCGGATCATAGACCGGAGGTCGCGGAAGTTTTGATCCGAGCAGGGGCGAATGTAAACGCACAGGATAAGGACGGGAGTTCCGTGCTTTTAGAAAGTTTATCCGGACTTTTGGACGTGAAGGTTTTGGACATCGACGACCTCGCGGTTCCGAAGAGATTGATCGAATCCGGTGCAAAGATAGAATATCTGATGAAGATCGCCGGTTCGGATAAAATGATCCCAGTGTCGATTCTCAACGTCGCGATCCGTCGCGGAAATCTCGTATTGGTAAAGTTCCTTGTGGATAATCACGCGGATGTAAACTTTGATAAGGGAAGCCCTGAGGAATTTCCTCTTTTTCTTGCCTGCGGAGCTGGAGTTTCTCCTGCGAACTTTTCGATCGTGGAATATCTTTTAAAAAATCATTCCAAGCCGGATTATACGAGTCGCTTACACGAAAGAGTCGCGGATGGAAAAACGATTCAATCCGGAGTAAACAACGCGCTTCATTTTTTATCCGAGGAGCCGGATGCCGATTTGAGAATCGCCGAGCTTCTCGTAAAGTCAGGTACCAATCTGAATCAGAGAAATGCGGAAGGAGTCACGCCGCTTTTGCAGGCGTTGATGCGAAGAAGAGTTCCCTTGGTCGAAAAGTTATTGGAACTAGGAGCCGATCCGAGTTTTGCGGATGTCCAAGGCAATACTCCTTTGGAAGAAGCGCATAAACAAAAATTGGATACACTCGAGGCGTTGATACTGAAAAGAATCGGCGGTAACAAAGAAAATCAGGAAAAACTTTCTCAGTAA